The Maridesulfovibrio salexigens DSM 2638 region GTCAAGCTCGAACATTTTCTTGTACTGCTTGACCAATGCGTTCTTGGGCTCCTGAAGGATACGCACAAGATCTTCCTCGCTCAGTTCGGAAAGAGCTGTCTGAACCGGAATGCGACCGACAAATTCGGGGATAAGACCGAATTTGACCAGATCCGCAGGTTCAGCCTTAGCGAAAAGCTCACTGATGCCTTTATCGGACTTCTGCTCTACCTTTGCACCGAAACCGATACCGGAACCGGACATGCGCTGCTGCACAATGGTATCCAGACCGATGAACGCACCGCCGAGGATGAACAGGATATTGGAGGTATCGAGCCTGATGAATTCCTGCTGGGGATGCTTACGGCCGCCCTTGGGAGGAATGTTGGCTTCGGTTCCTTCAATGATCTTGAGAAGAGCCTGCTGTACACCTTCACCGGAAACATCACGGGTGATAGAAGGACTGTCGCCCTTACGGGAAATCTTGTCGATCTCATCAATATAGATGATTCCGCGGGATGCAGCATCTATGTCGTAATCAGCGTTCTGCAAAAGCTGCACGAGAATGTTTTCAACATCCTCACCAACATAACCGGCTTCGGTCAGTGTGGTGGCATCCGCAATGGCAAAGGGAACTTTAAGAACTCTTGCCAGAGTCTGAGCCAGCAGGGTTTTACCGGAACCGGTAGGCCCGATCAGCAGAATGTTGCTCTTATCGATTTCTACATCATCAGTACCGCTGGACTGGGTGTAATACACACGCTTATAGTGATTGTGAACAGCAACAGCCAGAATCTTCTTAGGATGTTCCTGACCGATTACATATTCATCAAGCAGTTCTTTAATTTCCTGTGGGGACAGGAGTTTACCTGCATCGAACTCCTCACCGACCGCTTCCTGAGCCATGATGTTATTACAAAGCTGAACACACTCGTCGCAAATGTAAACATCAGGTCCGGCGATCAGACGCTGCACCTCATCCTGAGATTTGGAGCAAAAGGAGCAATGAAGGTCCTGTCCTGAACCTTGGTTTTCATTACTCATCAGGAATTAACCTTCCTTGGATTCAATATTTCCGCGATTCTCCAGAACTTTGTCGATCAGGCCGTATTCAACAGCTTCCTGAGCAGACATGAAGTTATCGCGATCCGTATCCTTCTCAATCTCTTCTACAGTTCTGCCGGTATTTTCGGCCATGATAGAGTTGAGGGATTTTCTAAGTCTTAAAATTTCACGGGCCTGAATATCAATGTCAGTAGCCTGACCCTGCGCACCGCCCAAAGGCTGGTGGATGAGGATGCGGCTATGCGGCAGGGAGTAACGCTGCCCTTTCTCACCTGCGCTGAGCAGGAAAGCACCCATGCTGGCGGCCTGTCCCATGCACAGGGTTGCCACCGGGGCGGAGATATACTGCATTGTATCGTAAATAGCCATACCGGCGGTTACTACGCCACCGGGGGAGTTGATATACATATAGATTTCTTTTTCAGGATCTTCTGATTCCAGAAAAAGAAGCTGTGCGCAAATTACGCTGGCAACATGGTCATTAACTTCGCCGCTGAGCAGGATGATTCTATCCTTGAGAAGACGGGAATAAATATCGTAAGCGCGTTCTGTGCGCCCTGTAGTTTCAACAACAATAGGTATGGTTCCAGACATCTATATCTCCCGGAAATATTTATTTATAAAAGGGAATTGAAATTAATGAAAAACCGCCCGATCCGGTACGGATAATCATATGAAAATTCATCCTAATCATTTGAATGCTTGAGTTCAAGCACAAATCCGGCGGGTCAAACTCTACAACGTGTTAACCGCATATAGAATTATTAACAACCCGTTTTCAAAAAAAATCAAAAAGGCGGCGCGGTAAGATAACCACGCCGCCTAACATGTTTATTTAAACGGTCGAGATTACTTGTCGTCCTTTTTAACAGGATCGATTTCAGTAACGTCTGCGTTTTCGTAGATGAACTCGGCAGCCTTGTCAGCGAGGAGACGGTCCTTGAGAGGAACAATGAGGTTGTTCTCTTCGTAGTAGGACTTTACGGAGCTGAGATCCTGCTGAGTCTGCTGTGCGATCTGGTAGAGAGCGCCTTCCACTTCCTGAGGTTCTACGGAAAGCTCTTCACGCTTTGCAACGTTGAGCAGGAAGATTTCAGTACGTACGGACTCTTCAGCCACGGGACGCTGTTCTTCACGGAGTTCTTCCATGGATTTGCCGAGAGACTCAAAGCTCTTACCGGAGCGCTCTGCGCGACCGATAACATCAGCAACCATGCGCTGCAGACGGTCTTCCATAAGAGAAGGAGGCAGCGGGAAGTCGAGTTCTTTAACGATACCGCTGATCAGCTTGGTCTGAGCTGCAGACTTGTTGAGCTGCTTGCGGTTTGCAGTGTAAGACTGCTTAACGATCTCACGCATTTTTTCAACGGATTCAAAACCGCCTGCCTGCTTAACAACATCGTCGGTAAGTTCGGGCATTTTGCGTTCTTTAACAGCGTGAACAGTAACCTTCATGGTTGCAGTCTTGCCTGCGAGATCGGAGTTGATGAAATCTTCGGGGAAAGTGATGTCGGTTTCACCGGACTCACCAGCTTTCAGGGTCTTAACGAATTCTTCGAACTCTTCGAGGGAGTGACCTTCACCGATGGGCAGGTCGAAGTTATCAGCCTGTACGCCGGGGATGGGCTCGCCGTCCATTTCTGCGGAGAAAGTTACGGAAGCGAGTTCACCGTCTTTAGCGGGACGGTCGTCCTCAATGGGAGCAATTTTAGCCATGGACTGCAGGAGTCTGTTTTCAACTTCCTTGAGTTCATCTTCGGTAACTTCAGCACGCTCTTCTTCAACGGGAAGACCGAGGTAACCGGGAGTATCGAATTCAGGAACAATTTCGAACTTAATTACGTAGCTGAAATCTTCACCGCGAACGAGTTCCTTAGCGTCAACGTCAATTTTAGAAACGGGAACGAGGGACTGGCCGTTGAGGATATCGTTGATCTGGTAGTTGATCAGGTCAGTGGTAGCTTCGTTGATGATCTGTTTTTTGTACTTGGACTGGATAACAGAAGCAGGAACTTTACCCTTTCTGAAACCTTTAACCGGGGTCTGTACTTTGTACAGGGCAACGGTTGCATCCAGAGCAGCACCAACTTCCTCAGCAGGTACGGAAACTTTAATCTCTCTCTCTACCGCTGAAACTTCTTCAATATTAAAATCCATCTTAGGCATCCTCCTAGAAAATATATCTGCCATGAGCAAACCGCTACGACAGTTGTGTACTTTAGCTTGTGTCGGTCAACGTGAAGACTTTCACATTATTCCAACAAAAGAACTGGGATTATTTAGGCAGTTTCCCCACAAAGTCAACCCCCATAAAGGAGTTGATTCACAAATAATGAGGATAAATTGAATTTTTCTCACTAAATTCCCGCAAGATGCCCTCTAATCCGTATCATTAATAAATAAAGCGGAACCCCGGTACAGGATTCCGCTTAAGCAAGGAGGAGATGCGTATTGATTAAAATTTATGCTGCAAGCTTCTGTTTGAGTGCGTCCCGCTTGGATTCAAAACGCTCAATCAGTGCCGCCTGCCCTTTGTGGTCCGGATTCAGAAAGCCAATGGCGAGGTCGTAAGCATGAACAGCCTCATCGACTTTACCTGACATCTGCAAAACAACCGCAAGATTGTTATGCAGGGTTGCCCGGTGAATTTTTTTGGACTTGCATTGCGACATTCCAATTGCGGCTTTTAAGTTATCTTCCGCCTTCCTGAAATCACCGTTGTTACAAGCCTGCATACCTTCTCTGTTCAATTCCCATGCTTTTCCGAGTTTGCACATATTACTCTCCTGAAATATATTTAAAATTATTTGAAAGTCTTTTTCCCTCTTGGTTGAACTCAAGATATTGAAAACGATTTTCAATGTCAAATGTAAATTTTAAAAAAATAAACCATATCAAAACTGACATGGTTTATTTCCTCGTGGAATAAGCACCTACACGGTGCATTCACTGGAATACTATCATCCCTGACAGGCAAACCTCGGAGACTCTGGTTGGTTATTTCCAAAGATTCTATCAGTAAAACGTACATACCATGCCGCAGACTGCACCTGAAGAATGTAAGCCACTGCAATTACAAGGGCAGCATCAGAGCCCTGCGCTCCAAATGCGTTAATAGCGATAGCCAACGCAATAGACAGGTTTCGCATAACCGAACCGTAAACAAGGGCAATGGCATCACCCCGCGGCAGAAAAGCCTTCCCAACCAGCGTGCTTAAGGTAAAATTGAATAAGTAAAGAAGCAACAACGGCACCAAGATACTCAGCAGAACTTCGGGTGCTGCAGCAATGGTCTTAGCCTTAAGAGCAAGGGCTACAAATACGATTCCAAGCACTCCCAGAGTAGAAAGGGGCGGAAATTTCGGACCTACAGACTTCTGGAAATCAGCCTGACCATACCTTTTCACGAGAAACCGCTGGGTCATAAAACCAAGAACCATAGGCAGAAAAACAATAAATACGATCTGCTTAAATACCGCCAAAAGATTGATCTCAATAGAAGCACCCATCAACCACTTTACGAAAACAGGGGTCAGCAAAGAGCCTACGACCAGTCCTACAACTGTCATCTTTACCGCTGCTGACATATTCCCCTTGGCAAATCCGGTCCATGAAATGGTCATTCCGCTAGTCGGAACCAATCCCGCAAGTAACAACCCCAGAGCCATGTAGGGCCTATCCGCGAAAAAATAGATCCCGAAACCAAAGGCGACAAAAGGAACAATCCCGAAATTGATCAACTGGGTCAGAAGCTGCGCTTTGCCATCTCCACCTTCAAAAACTTTCTTAATCTTTAAAGTAACCATCATGGGATAAACCATTAAAAAGGTGAACGGAATGATCATGGACTTGAGCCAAGCGGGATCAAAGTTCAATCCATAAATAAACCCTGCAAACATCATCATCGGAATAGCCAAAATCAAATTTTTTGTAATCTTCTGCAAAATGATCCACATATCATTCTCCAATTCATTAAAGTTCATTCATTGCCCTACCCCGCTCTCATGAGTTAAAAACTACAGCATACAAACCAAACGAACATTGATCTCGATCAACAGGACTCATTTCTAGAACAAACTATGAATAGAAAAAATATTGAAAAAGAGATCGGCAAATTACCCCTATTTGCCCAATTAAAAAAAGAACAGCTGGAAAGACTTTCCCAATATGCGGTAATTAATGACATCCCTAGGAAATCCATTTTCTTTAGCGAAGACAAAGCATCAAAGGGACTACACGTATTGCTGACTGGGAAAGTTAAACTTTTCAAAATTTCCGACGAAGGCAAAGAGCAGACAATCTTCGTATTCGGCCCCGGAGAACCTTTCTGCCTGTGTTCAGTCTTTTCCGATGGCGTGCTCCCGGCAAACATGAGTGCTTTGGAAGACAGCCGGGTTCTTTTCATCAACCCCACCGAATATGAAAAACTGGTTCAGGAAGACCCCACCATCCTGATGCAGATGATGCGGGTTATGTCCAGACGACTTAAAGATGCCATGGAAATGATCGACTCTTTATCACTTAAACAAGTACCATCAAGGCTTGCTGCCTATTTCCTGAGCCACGAAAAAAATGGTCAGGTAAACATGGATATATCCTATCGTGAGCTTTCCAAAATCATCGGGATCACACCTGAAGCACTCTCCAGAACCATGAAAAAAATGGGCTCCAATGGCTTAATTTCAGTTGATGGCTCCGAAATTGAAATCATCGACCGCGAAGAACTGAGCCGTTGCCGGGAAGGAGTATGTCTGAGCTAAACACATCTCTCAGCAAACTGAGCAACTTTGTACTATCCGGTTAAAACCTGCCTGTGCCACATTCTACCCATACTGAGAATGAGGAGAAAGACATATGAACATACTGGCATTTCTGGCTTACAGCATTGTAGTGACATTCACCCCCGGACCTTCAAACATTGTAATATTTTCCACAGCGCAAAACCACGGCTACAAAAAAGCACTTGAATTTGTGGCCGGTGCAACACTGGCTTTCGGCATACTGCTGAGCCTTTCCGCTGCCCTGAACAGCTATCTTTTTAATATGATGCCGCAGGTTCAAACCGTCATGACTGTTATCGGGACAAGCTACATGCTCTATCTCGCATGGAAAATCCTGCACATGGACGACGGCGGAAACTCGAAGAAGAGCGGCGGATTCATGACCGGATTCACCATGCAATTCATCAACCCCAAAGTAGTGCTTTTCACCCTGACCGTCATCGGCAGTTTTGTAATACCTGCTTTCTCTGATCCTCTGGACATTGCCCTGTATGTACTTATACTGACCTTTATCGGCTTCTGTGCCTACAGTTCTTGGGTCGTGCTGGGAACTCTTTTCCGTCGCTACCTGCGCCCCTATCAAAAACAGGCAAACATCATCCTGTCATTGACCATGGTCTACTGCGCGTGGTCCATTTCCGGACTGCAAAATTTACTTTAAATGTATTAGTTATGCGGGAATTCAACTACACACATCACGAAGACCTGACTGTTCTTTCAGCCAGATTTGATGAATTCAAATACAGGAAACACTCCCATGAGGAATACGCCATAGGAGTAACCCTGAAAGGAATTCAAAAATATTGGTTGGAAGGAGAGATGCTGTATTCAAAACCGGGCCGAATCATGCTTTTCAGCCCGGAACAATTACACGACGGCTGCTCCGGGGACGAAACAGGCCTAGAATATGTAATGACCTACATCCCGCGGGACCTTTTTGAAAAAGTCTCCGGCAAAAAGGACGTGCTGAAATTTTCCACGCCTATAATTAATGATCCGAAACTGGCAGCGAATATCATAAACCTGACCCGCTCCGTAGAAACAGGCCAAGGTGACCTGCTGACCAGCGAGCTGATCATGAACGTCATTGATCGAACAGCAAATACAGTCGAACCACGGCGAGCACTCCGGAATTACAAAGCAGTGCAACGCGCAGTCGAAATGATGCATGACAATTTCGAAGCACCGCTAAAGCTGGATGAAATCTGCAAGGAAGTGCAGATGTCCAAATTCCACTTCATCCGTCAGTTTAAGTCTGTGAAAGGGCTTTCGCCCTATCAGTTCTTCCTCAGTTGCAGGACTGAGCAGGCCAAAAAGCTCCTTAATGCCGGAGCAGAACTATACGCAGTCATGCTCGATTGCGGATTCTACGACCTTTCACATTTCAACCGCCAATTCAAAAGCGTGTATGGGCTCACCGCCAACGCATACTCAAAACTGTTGAATAAATCCTGCTGATCAATCATTGATATCAAAGTCGCCACCGGAATCGAAGTCCGTATCAATATCCGAATCAACGTCTCCTGAATCAAAATCATTATCATCAGAGTCATGCATGGTTGAAGCTATGTAATGAGTTTGGGCCATGGCCATCCCCATAGCCACGTCTTCATCATCCTGCTCTCGGCGCATACGGGCTGTCATATACTTACCCCGGCGATAAACTTTGCGCATCGCCCACCAGATCAGCAATCCACAAAAGCTGAGCAATCCGCCCATAAAAAACATTGCCAGAGCATCATCCGACCCCATATCTGGCTCCATAAATCCTGCTAGAATCAACAAAACTCCCGGAAAGAACAAAATCCCCCCCAGAATAAACAGGATTACCACCCTTACCCGTACTCCCCAACTGACTCCCATATGCACTCTCCTTACTGAGACTATTATGAATCATTTCAAGGATAGCACATTTCGGATCACAGCTCACGGTTTCGAATAAAAAAACCGCCCCCTCTCTGAAGGGGCGGTTTATTCTCACAAACTTTAGCGGATTAATTATCTATATCTTTCTGTATCGTTGGCAGTTCGTAATGATCGACTTTACCGGAAAGCATGTTCATCAATTTATATATACGGACTTTTCCGTCCTCCCATTTATAGCCATCCCATTTTCCGATATCCAGCCACACTCTCCCGGCCTCGGAGCCATCACGATAAGCTGTGATCTTTGCATCAGCCAGGTACAAACCGACCATCCATGCCCAGCGCCCTTCGTACGCGAGAGTCCATTCGCAAATATCAACGGAAGTATCCTGCGGATATATGTCCGGGGTAATCCCCTGCTCCCGCATCCATTCCTTAAGGGTCGTCTTAAAAAGCTCACGGGTATCATCATGTACAACAATGCAAACCTTCTCCGCCTGCAAAATCTCCGGGACTGGTTCGTTAATAACTTCAATAGATGAGCAACCAGTCATAAACCCCATAATCACTACAACAAAATATAACTTTAGGTACTGCAAATTTCCACCTCTATCATTGCTTAAGCGGGGATATAATGGTTCCACCTCAGGGTCAAGATTCCTGCCTTGCAAAATGAAACAGGTCGCACTGTAAAACAATGCGACCTGCTTCGGACAATGGAGTACGGGACCGTACTAGGAAGAAAGCTGTTTAATCAAAGTATTAAGTTCATCGCTCATCCGAACCAGTTCGGAACTGGCTTCATTAGCGGCATGCATGCCTTCCGCTGTCTGGGCGGCAATGGAGTTGATATCATCAACTGCCCGGTTAATCTCCTCACTGGTGGCGGATTGCTGTTCCGCCGCAGTTGCGATGGACTGTACCTGATCAGAGGTACCGTTAACGATTTCTGCGATTCTTTCAAGTGTCTGACCGGAACTATGTGCAATTTCTGTTGACTGCTCAACTGCATTGCTTGCAAGACGAACCCCTTCAATAGAGCGCTGAGCTCCATCCTGAATAGCCTTGATTGCTGTCCCCACCTCATCGGTAGCAGTCATGGTCTTCTCAGCAAGTTTGCGGACTTCATCGGCAACAACGGCAAATCCGCGCCCTGCTTCCCCTGCCCGAGCTGCCTCAATCGCAGCGTTCAGAGCCAACAGGTTAGTCTGATCAGCAATATCCTGAATAACTGTTATAACACTTCCCACGGAATCTGTCTGCTTTCCGAGATCACTCATGAAAGTCCCCAGATTTGTAGCATGTGTATTCATAGTCTCAATGGATTCGACCAGCTTTCGCCCTTCGTTCTGCCCTTCATGGGCATTATCTGCCGCAGCGGTAGCATTATCAGCAGCATCGACAGCATTACGAGCCACTTCAAGGGTGGTACTGTTCATCTCTTCCATGGCGGAAGCAGTTTCAGTAATTCTCTCGGACTGTAAAACCGCTCCCTTAGCCGCTTCTTCAATCTGGGAAGCGATTACGCCGGCAGCCGAATTAACCTGTCCGGTGATATCCACAAGCTCAGCTGCAACATTAGCGACTCTTTCAGCGTTTTCCTGAATTTTGCGTTGCTGCTGTTTGACTTCAGTAAGGTCGAAATAAATGGTCAAAGCACCGCACAATTCATTATCAAGATCATAAAATGGCTCGCCTGAAAACTGCAATTCATGAAGACCGCCATCCCCCTCAAAAGAAGTCTCACCTTCAATGCGGATGCCCTCGTTTACAACCCGGTCTGTCCTTGTTTTACGGGAGTTGTCACCGTACACATACCCACCGGTAGTTAAACCGTAATAATCTTCAGGCTTCCCTGTTTTACCGGAAATCTTGAAAAGTCTGTTACCAACATAATTTACTTTTGCCTCGGCATCACAGGTCATAAAAGGATAAGCCTCGGCAATAGCATTAAGCACCCCTTCTGAAAAACCGATCCTTTTTTTCAATGCATCAATGGTGACACACACCTGTTCACCAAGCTGCCCGAGATCCCCCTCACAGGATTCAGGCCTATTGGAATTAAAGTCTCCCTCTTCAACTCCCTTCAGATACATGGCAATAGCATCCGATTTTTTCGCAGCCCCTCTGCTTACCATCAGGACAGTAACTGTTCCTCCCAACAGTACAATCACAAAAACAGATAGAGCTGCAATCTGTGACATAAATTTCATGTCAGTTCCGAACTCCGCTGCAGCAAACACTGACAACGCACTCAGAACAGCACACACACCAACCCCAATCAGCAATTTGATCTTCATAGCACCCTCTGCCTCAAAAGGTTCAAAAGAAAATGAATCCACCCCGATAGAATCTGCTTTCAGATGAACATTTATGAACGACAACGAACACCATTTAAGCGATTCCGAAAAAGTTATTTTCGAAATTACTCAAAGAGACTACTTGAGTCAATAGATTGTGACAATTTTAGCTATCAAGATGTTGCATTAAGAAAATCAATTAAATTTTAGATAGTGCTAACAACAGCTATTACAACAGCAGCCAGAAGACCTATTAAATCTCAACTAACACAAAACAATGGAATTCTTCCCAAAACTTACAAATAGATCACGAAATTAAGGAGTTTTTTCTTGACAGATAAGCACAGTGATGGATAGTAAAACGTTCTGCGCGGGCAATTAGCTCAGTTGGATAGAGTGTCAGCCTCCGGAGCTGAAGGTCACAAGTTCGAATCTTGTATTGCCCGCCAATTATTTCAATAGTTTACAGCAAAAAGGTGAGTAAAATTATCAAATTTTACTCACCTTTTTGCTGTCCTAATATTTCAAGCCTGTTCGCGAGAACAGGCTTTTTTTATGACTTCTTAAAGGCGCCAGCCCTCCCACAGGAACTTAAAACGACTCCGGAACATAGCCTATTGCCCCTGCAAATGCTGAAGGGTCGAAGCTCAATCCCCCGAAGATCTCTTATAATATTTCAGCCTGAATATAGCCGTATTCATGGAATACGGACGGTATAACTTTGAAACATCCCAGTCCATGGACGTGTCTGTTGGAGCAGTACCTGTTTTACTCGCAAACTTGCGTACACTTTGTGGACAACAAGCATAGAAAACATATCTCACAAGTCCGTCGCTACCGTTCCCTCAAACTTTCAGTTTTGTACTTCATAAGCGGAGAAAGAAAATAAGTGATGAGCCTGCGTTTGCGGATTGCAACTTCAGCTGTTGCACGCATACCGGGGATTAATCTTACCTTCTGCCCATTCACAGGAATGAAATCCTGATTAAGCTTCACCCGGCACAAAAAAGTAAGATTTCCATCTTTATCTTGCACAGCGTCACTAGAAACGGACATGACCTCACCAGGAATAGAACCGTATTCTGTGTATGGAAAAGCCTCGAGCTTAACCTCTGCCAGCTGTCCTTCTTTCACAAAACCGATATCTCGGTTAAGTATACTGGCTTCAACCTCCAACACACTCTGTTCTGGAACGATAACCATTAACGGCTGTGCTTCCTTAACCACCCCGCCAATCGTGTGTACGGACAACTGCTGGACCTCACCATCAACGGGAGCAGTCAATTGCTGCAACCTGTTGCGCTGCTGGGCTTTAGCCAGACGCTGCTGGAGCGTTTCTATCATGTTCTCCGCATCCGATTTTTTATGCAATGTATCGCGCCTAAATTCAGATATGACCTGCTTCTTATCACGCTCAAGCTTTTCAATGGAGGCAAGACACTCCTGCTCCTCCTGCTTTGCGGACTCATAATCCTGTTCAGCTGCAACACGCTTCTGTTCCTGAAAAAGCCAATCATGCTCAGACGCAGAATCTTGCTCATAAAGCTTACGCATGGCCTCGGTGCGTTTGGTAATGATCTCCAAAACAGCAAATTTTTTCTTGATCTGATGCTTGAGGTTCTGCTGATGAATTTTGTCCTTTTCTATCTCACCGTTAATGCCGCTCAACTTGTCATTAATGGCCATCGCCTCATATTCAAAACGATGCTGATAAAGCAGCTTCAAGTTGGAATCTGTCCCCTCAGTAAAAACCAGTTTTTTATCGACCGAAGTACCGACTTTCCAACGACTCAATGCGCTGTAGAGAATATTGTCGCAGTATGCTCGGATAAGTTGATTTTCAAATTCCGTTATATCAGCTTCATTAATTGTCGGGTCCAGAGAAATAAGCAGATCGCCTTTTTTTACGCTCTGTCCTTCCTTAACCAGAATCTGCTGAACAACACCTATCTCGGCAGGCTGAATAATCTTGGCCTTGCCGCTAGGAATAATCTTGCCTGATGCAGTTGCAACTACATCAATGCGGCTGAATGTTGCCCATAGGACCGAAATCACCACAAAAAGAATAATTGTCCTGATAATTATACGCCCAGTTGGAGATGGGGGAGTCTCCACCACCTCAAGTGCTCCGGGCATAAATTCAGTTTCCTGCTTCGGCTTTGATTCAACCATCTTTCCGGCCCAGCCTCCAAGACTGGAGTAGGCCCGCATGGGCAGATGCAGAAGTATTCCCTTACGCCGCTTCTTCACTTCCGCCTCCCATATCCTTATTCTGATAATCCCAGAGTTTTCTATAGTATCCGTTCTGAGCGATAAGATCCGAATGTGTTCCTTGTTCTACTATCTTACCCTTATCCATAACAATGATTCGATCACAGAGACGAATAGTGGAAAGCCGATGCGCAATAACCATTACAGTGCGATTCTGACTGATAGCACTCATATTGTTTTGGATAATATGTTCAGATTCGTAATCAAGAGCACTAGTAGCTTCGTCCAAAATCAAGATTCTTGGGTTGGTCAGCAAGGCGCGAGCAATGGCGATTCGCTGCCGCTGACCGCCGGAAAGGGTCGATCCCTGTTCTCCGACCATGGTGGAATACCCTTCGGCCAACTCAAGGATAAAATCATGCGCCCCGGCGAGGGCTGCGGCATGCATGACCCGGTTCATATCCACACCGGGATCGGACAGGGCAATGTTTTCCCGGACATCGCGGTTGAATAGCTTACTTTCCTGCAGGACCACCCCGATCTGCCTACGCAGCCATGAAACTTCAACCAGATTGAGATCAATACCATCCACCAGCACACGTCCATTTTCAGGTGGATAAAACCGTTGCAACAAGCTGGTCAGGGTGCTTTTTCCTGAACCGGAACGGCCTACAATACCGATGGATTCACCGGGATTAACGGTCAGGTTGATATTATCCAGAATAAATGGTCCATCCGGACGATACCTGAAGCTGA contains the following coding sequences:
- a CDS encoding methyl-accepting chemotaxis protein — protein: MKIKLLIGVGVCAVLSALSVFAAAEFGTDMKFMSQIAALSVFVIVLLGGTVTVLMVSRGAAKKSDAIAMYLKGVEEGDFNSNRPESCEGDLGQLGEQVCVTIDALKKRIGFSEGVLNAIAEAYPFMTCDAEAKVNYVGNRLFKISGKTGKPEDYYGLTTGGYVYGDNSRKTRTDRVVNEGIRIEGETSFEGDGGLHELQFSGEPFYDLDNELCGALTIYFDLTEVKQQQRKIQENAERVANVAAELVDITGQVNSAAGVIASQIEEAAKGAVLQSERITETASAMEEMNSTTLEVARNAVDAADNATAAADNAHEGQNEGRKLVESIETMNTHATNLGTFMSDLGKQTDSVGSVITVIQDIADQTNLLALNAAIEAARAGEAGRGFAVVADEVRKLAEKTMTATDEVGTAIKAIQDGAQRSIEGVRLASNAVEQSTEIAHSSGQTLERIAEIVNGTSDQVQSIATAAEQQSATSEEINRAVDDINSIAAQTAEGMHAANEASSELVRMSDELNTLIKQLSS
- a CDS encoding HlyD family type I secretion periplasmic adaptor subunit, encoding MKKRRKGILLHLPMRAYSSLGGWAGKMVESKPKQETEFMPGALEVVETPPSPTGRIIIRTIILFVVISVLWATFSRIDVVATASGKIIPSGKAKIIQPAEIGVVQQILVKEGQSVKKGDLLISLDPTINEADITEFENQLIRAYCDNILYSALSRWKVGTSVDKKLVFTEGTDSNLKLLYQHRFEYEAMAINDKLSGINGEIEKDKIHQQNLKHQIKKKFAVLEIITKRTEAMRKLYEQDSASEHDWLFQEQKRVAAEQDYESAKQEEQECLASIEKLERDKKQVISEFRRDTLHKKSDAENMIETLQQRLAKAQQRNRLQQLTAPVDGEVQQLSVHTIGGVVKEAQPLMVIVPEQSVLEVEASILNRDIGFVKEGQLAEVKLEAFPYTEYGSIPGEVMSVSSDAVQDKDGNLTFLCRVKLNQDFIPVNGQKVRLIPGMRATAEVAIRKRRLITYFLSPLMKYKTESLRER